The sequence below is a genomic window from Nitrobacter winogradskyi Nb-255.
GCTGCGCAGCCGCAGGATCGCGTTCAACGCGGAGATTGTCGATGTCACGGATGCGGAATCGACCGACCGCTGGCGCGAGTTGCTCGCGGGCGCGGGCGTCAGGCGTGCGTCGGTATCGGGACGCGGCCTGTTCAAGGACGCGGCGTCAGACGCCCTGGTGCGGCAGGCTTTCTTCGATGGCGCTATCAAATCGTGTCAGGTGGTGGTGCCGGACTTCGGCGCCATCGAGGGCATGTTCCAGATCGCGAGCCTCGAATTCGCGGGCGAGCACAATGGCGAGGTGACGTTCGATCTCGCGCTCGAATCCGCCGGCGCGTTGACGTTTACGGCGCTGTGAGACGGAAGGATTCAGATGCCCAACAAATATCGTGGTGAGATCGGCGCAGAGCTTGGCGGGCGGCATCGCACGTTGGTGCTGACGCTTGGCGCGCTGGCCGAGCTTGAATCCGCATTCGGCGCCGGCGACCTGATGGCGCTCGCGGAGCGTTTCGGTTCGGGCCGGGTGTCGTCGCGCGATCTGATCCGCATCATCGGCGCGGGCCTGCGCGGCGCGGGAGAGGCGGTCAGCGACGACGATGTGGCGGTGATGACGGTCGAGGGCGGCGCGGCCGGCTTCGTGAGGATCGCGGCTGGTCTGATCAGCGCGACCTTCGACGAAAGCGTCGCTCCATGAAGCCGTTTCCGTGGGCGGCGGCGATGGGCTTCGGCTTCGGCGTGTTGCGCCTTGCGCCGGATGTTTTCTGGCGGATGACGCCGCGCGAACTGGCGCAGGCCGTTCACGCGATCCGGGGACCTGCGACCACGCCGCTGGCGCGGGGTGAACTCGACGATCTGCTGGCGCGTTTTCCCGATGCGCCGCGCAAGGGAGAATCCGATGACTGACGACCCGAGTCTGCATGAGACCTCGCGCACGCTTGACGATCTCACGGTGAGGACACAGGCGCTGACCACCAGCGCGGGCGGCTTCGCGCGAGCGATGACGCAGGCGTTTTCGTCTTCGGTCAGCGGCGGCAAACAGTTCGACGACGTGCTGAAGACGCTGGCGCTGCGGGTCTCGAGTCTTGCCGTGACGGCGGCGTTCAAGCCGCTGACGGCAAGCCTCACCAGCGGCATCTCCAGCCTGTTTTCCGGACTCGCCGGCAGCATCGGCTCGTTCGGCGGCGTGCAGGCCCATGCTCTCGGCGGCATCAAGCCGTTCGCGGCCGGCGGCGTGATCGGCGCGCCGAGCTATTTCCCGATGATGGACGGCGGCGTCGGCCTCGCCGGGGAGGCGGGACCGGAAGCGATCATGCCGCTGTCGCGCGGGCCGGACGGCCGGCTCGGCGTGTCCGGCAAGGGCGGCGGCAACAGCATCACGGTGCAGATCGCGACGCCGGACCTCGACAGCTTCCGCCGCTCCGAGAGTTACATCGCGGGCCAGATCGCGCGGGCGGTCGCGCGGGGACAGCGGAGCCTGTGACGCATGACCAGCTTCCATGAAGTGCTGTTTCCGCTCGATGTCGCGCTGAAGAGCGCGGGCGGGCCGGAGCGGCGCACCGACATCGTGAGTTTCGGCTCGGGCCGCGAGGCGCGCAACGCGCGCTGGGCGCAGTCGCGGCGACGCTTCGACGCCGGTTACGGCGTCAAGACGCTGGAGGCGTTGCAGGCCGTTGTCGCCTTCTTCGAGGAGCGGCGCGGCAGGCTCTACGGCTTTCGCTGGCGCGACCGGCTGGATAGCTGTTCCGCTGCGACCGGCAGCGTTATCTCGCCGCTCGATCAGGTGATCGGGATAGGAGACGGAACGGCATCGACGTTTCAGTTGATCAAGACATATGGCGACGCTTTCGCGCCTTATGCGCGCGCGATCGGAAAGCCCGTGAACGATAGCGTGCGCGTCGCGGTCGCCGAGAGCGAGGTATCGGCGGGATCGGCCTTCACCTGCGACGCCACCACCGGCGTCGTGACGTTTCTCCCCGAGCATACGCCGCCGCCGGGAGCGGTTGTCACCGCCGGATTCAAGTTCGACGTGCCGGTGCGGTTCGACACCGACTATCTCGAAGTCGATCTCTCGACCTTCGCCGCCGGCGCTATTCCGAAAATTCCGCTGGTGGAGATACTGCCGTGAGAAGCATTCCTTCCGCGCTTCAGGCAAAGCTCGACTCCGGCGCGACCACGCTGGCGCGCTGCTGGATCGTGACGCGGCGCGACGGCGTCGTGCTCGGCTTTACCGATCACGACCGCGATCTGACGATCGGCGGCGTCCTCTGCCGCGCCGCCACCGGCTTCACCGCGTCGGAAGCCACCAGCCGTTTCGATCTCGCTGTCGATGGCGGCGAGATATCGGGCGCTTTCTCGGATGATTCCCTGAGCGAGGCCGATCTTGCCGCCGGCCGTTACGATGCCGCCGGGGTCGCGACCTGGCTGGTCGACTGGAGCGACGTCTCGCTGAGGATCCTGATCGCGCGCGGCACGATAGGAGAGGTCCGGCGCGAGGGGGCCGCCTTCACCGCGGAACTGCGCGGGCTTGCGGATGCGCTGGCGCAGGACAGCGGACGCCTGTTCACGGCGCGGTGCGGCGTCGATCTCGGCGACGGGAAATGCCGTGTCGATCTGGCCAGCTCGGCCTTTCGCCGCAGCGGGACGGTTACGGCCGTCGAGGGAACCTCGATCGTTGCGGTTTCCGGACTTTCCGGCCTTGCCGCCG
It includes:
- a CDS encoding phage major tail protein, TP901-1 family encodes the protein MGAQKGKDLLLKMSDGSSFVTVAGLRSRRIAFNAEIVDVTDAESTDRWRELLAGAGVRRASVSGRGLFKDAASDALVRQAFFDGAIKSCQVVVPDFGAIEGMFQIASLEFAGEHNGEVTFDLALESAGALTFTAL
- a CDS encoding gene transfer agent family protein, with product MPNKYRGEIGAELGGRHRTLVLTLGALAELESAFGAGDLMALAERFGSGRVSSRDLIRIIGAGLRGAGEAVSDDDVAVMTVEGGAAGFVRIAAGLISATFDESVAP
- a CDS encoding rcc01693 family protein: MKPFPWAAAMGFGFGVLRLAPDVFWRMTPRELAQAVHAIRGPATTPLARGELDDLLARFPDAPRKGESDD
- a CDS encoding phage tail tape measure protein, which translates into the protein MTDDPSLHETSRTLDDLTVRTQALTTSAGGFARAMTQAFSSSVSGGKQFDDVLKTLALRVSSLAVTAAFKPLTASLTSGISSLFSGLAGSIGSFGGVQAHALGGIKPFAAGGVIGAPSYFPMMDGGVGLAGEAGPEAIMPLSRGPDGRLGVSGKGGGNSITVQIATPDLDSFRRSESYIAGQIARAVARGQRSL
- a CDS encoding DUF2460 domain-containing protein, with amino-acid sequence MTSFHEVLFPLDVALKSAGGPERRTDIVSFGSGREARNARWAQSRRRFDAGYGVKTLEALQAVVAFFEERRGRLYGFRWRDRLDSCSAATGSVISPLDQVIGIGDGTASTFQLIKTYGDAFAPYARAIGKPVNDSVRVAVAESEVSAGSAFTCDATTGVVTFLPEHTPPPGAVVTAGFKFDVPVRFDTDYLEVDLSTFAAGAIPKIPLVEILP
- a CDS encoding DUF2163 domain-containing protein, producing MRSIPSALQAKLDSGATTLARCWIVTRRDGVVLGFTDHDRDLTIGGVLCRAATGFTASEATSRFDLAVDGGEISGAFSDDSLSEADLAAGRYDAAGVATWLVDWSDVSLRILIARGTIGEVRREGAAFTAELRGLADALAQDSGRLFTARCGVDLGDGKCRVDLASSAFRRSGTVTAVEGTSIVAVSGLSGLAAGWFTAGRLNWTGGANAGLAIEVKQHRVVAGVVRLSLWRAMAEPIAIGDSFVVTAGCDKSFTTCRDRFANTSNFRGFPQIPGNDFVVSYPLPGSPDNGNGSKAL